The Collibacillus ludicampi region TCGAAGATTCGCCGATCAATATCGTCCCCAAAATCATGTTAACAGAGCGGCCCGATCGAGTGGCCTCTTTTCTTGTTGAAGGACATGTAGCGATTTTCGTTGGACAAAGCCCGTTCGTTCTCATCGTTCCTGTATTATTCTGGTCCATGTTACATACTTCTGAAGATGCTTTTATACGTTGGCCTTTAGGGACGTTTAGCCGCTTGATCCGCTTCGTATCACTTGTGTTTGCACTTCTTTTGCCAAGTTTCTATATCGCTCTAACCAACTACCATCCAGAGATGATTCCCACCGACTTGATGCTAGCGATTTCCGCATCTCGCGAACGTGTACCGTTTCCCGTTGTTTTTGAAGTTGTACTGATGGAGTTATCACTAGAATTCATCCGCGAAGCGGGTATCCGGATTCCTTCAGTGATTGGTCCAACGATCGGTATCGTCGGGGCTTTGATTTTAGGACAAGCGGCTGTTCAAGCGGGAATTATTTCACCGCTACTGGTGGTTGCCGTTGCGGTCACTGCATTGGCTTCCTTTACCATTCCTAATCAAATTTTTGCTTTTTCGGTTCGTGTATTACGTTTCTTGTACCTCATGTTAGCCGCCGTTTACGGATTTTACGGGGTTGCTCTCGGAGTCATGGTCTCGGTGATGTTTTTATCGACCATCTATTCATTTGGAGTTCCGTATCTATCGCCTATAACTCCATATCGACGCTCTTCAGCGGATGTAGTCATTCGTGGAAAGGTGATGGATCAGAAGACGAGAAATTGGGCCTTGCGACCGCTTGATACGAGACGTCAAGGGGAATACTCACGTCCTTGGGATCCGATGGAACATGATTCAAAAGAGGCACGGCGGGCCAGTGAGAAAAAAAATACGCCTAACCGGAACCAGGGGGATGAATCATGATTCGAACAGGACATGTGGGAAAAGTAGAAATGATTGCATTGGTTACGATATTTTCTGCTACTGATATTTTCTTAAGTTATCCGCAACAATTGGCGGCTAGAGGCGGGGAGGCCGGATGGATGATCCCTCTGCTTTCGATGATGTTCGCATTCATTTTCTTCAAGATATGTGGGAGGGTGATCAATCGATATGGGCTTGAAAGCCTTCTTATTCTCGGACAGAAAGAGTTAGGGTGGGGGATTGGGGGAATTGTCGGTTCTCTCTATGCGATTTTCTTAGTATTGACAACAGCGAGTGAGATGCGTCAGTTTACGGAAACGGTAGTTACGACTGTACTGCCAAAGTCTCCGGTAGGGTTTGTCGCATTGCCGTTTTTACTCGTGATTTTCTATTTTGCCTATATGGGAATTGAAGGTTTGACGCGTGTCGCATGGTTTGTTGGCCCTTGGATCCTCTTGGGGACTGTCCTATTACTGGTGTTTAACCTGAACTGGGCACAACCCGAATATTTGCTTCCTTTGTGGGGATATGGATTGGAACAAACGGTTTTCCAAAGTATCCAATTTGGCAGCGTATTTACAAACATATTCGCTTTGAGTGTTTTGGCGCCTCTCTTACGGAAAAAGGAAGACTTTGTAACAGTCGGATTTTGGAGTATCCTGCTGGTTTCACTGCTTTATACCGGAGTGATGCTCATGTTACTCATGGTTTTTCCAGCGGAAACAGCGGAGAAAATGCCATTTCCGATGTATCAGTTTGCTCGATTGATTTATCTGGGAAGATTTTTTCAGAGGCTGGAATCCGCGTTTGTTTTTATTTGGGTGGCGTGTGCCGTCATTAAAATGGCGACAGGTCTTTGGCTCATTTCATATATAACGGCTACCGTTTGGAAGATGCCCGTTTATCGCCCATTGGTTATTGCTTTTACGCTGATCATTTATTCCCTTTCATTTATGCCGAAAAGCTTTCCTGAAACCTTGCATTATGACGTCACTTATTTATTCAACTGGGGGTGGATCATTGTACTTGTTTTACCCGCTCTTGTTGCAGTGGTAGTGGACATTCGCAGAAGAAAGGGGGATGGCACTCGTGAGAACAAAACGAGGCCTGCTTCTTAATCTCTTGCTCATACTGATTCTGCTATGTCCTCTGCTAAGCGGATGTTATGACCGTGTAGAACTTGAGGAGATGGCATTCGTCGTTTCGATGGGGTTTGATAAAGGACCTGGCGATACAATCGATGTGACTGCTCGTGTGGCTGTTCCCCGTAAACTAACGGGTGGAGGTAGCGGCGGAGGGGGCGGTGGCGCCGGCGGTGGAGAAGAGGTCGGCGGGGCGAAAGCGATTACCATTCGTGCACATACTGTGGAAGAAGCGTTAAACCTTTTAAATACGAGCGTGGAGCGGCGCGTATCATTGATTCAATTGTCCATTGTAGTTTTCGGGGAAGATCTGGCCAGAAGAGGTATTCTACCGTATATAAGACCGCTTGTCCGCTCTCGTGAGTTTCGGAGAACGATTTTTGTATCAGTCGTTAAGGGAAAGGCGAAAGAGGCGTTCGATGCCAACAAACCCATACTTGAAAATACGGTCACAAGGTATAACGAGGATGTTAGGCAAGTAGGCAGACATACTGGACTAAGCACCACGATCATGCTGCACGATTTTGTAACTGCGGTCGAGTCGGTTCATGAAGATCCGTATACGGGTGTTTTTGCAGTAAACGAAGATGTTAAGGTACAAGCGGAAGAAGAAAAGAAAAAGAACAAGAGCAAGGG contains the following coding sequences:
- a CDS encoding GerAB/ArcD/ProY family transporter — its product is MIRTGHVGKVEMIALVTIFSATDIFLSYPQQLAARGGEAGWMIPLLSMMFAFIFFKICGRVINRYGLESLLILGQKELGWGIGGIVGSLYAIFLVLTTASEMRQFTETVVTTVLPKSPVGFVALPFLLVIFYFAYMGIEGLTRVAWFVGPWILLGTVLLLVFNLNWAQPEYLLPLWGYGLEQTVFQSIQFGSVFTNIFALSVLAPLLRKKEDFVTVGFWSILLVSLLYTGVMLMLLMVFPAETAEKMPFPMYQFARLIYLGRFFQRLESAFVFIWVACAVIKMATGLWLISYITATVWKMPVYRPLVIAFTLIIYSLSFMPKSFPETLHYDVTYLFNWGWIIVLVLPALVAVVVDIRRRKGDGTRENKTRPAS
- a CDS encoding Ger(x)C family spore germination protein gives rise to the protein MRTKRGLLLNLLLILILLCPLLSGCYDRVELEEMAFVVSMGFDKGPGDTIDVTARVAVPRKLTGGGSGGGGGGAGGGEEVGGAKAITIRAHTVEEALNLLNTSVERRVSLIQLSIVVFGEDLARRGILPYIRPLVRSREFRRTIFVSVVKGKAKEAFDANKPILENTVTRYNEDVRQVGRHTGLSTTIMLHDFVTAVESVHEDPYTGVFAVNEDVKVQAEEEKKKNKSKGDGKGGDEGTEGETGGKGAKQESGEKIKIKGQDISFEPGQVKRQGGNPLEFIGMAVFQKDKLVTILDGIDTRMLLSLRGELNRTQAIFANPYSKNDYITVEIKQARPPQFEVIPLKEPLQIRIHLSLEGDLLGEMAGTDFTKEGKADLVEKIVADKVRARILSLLNTLYHKYQADPVGIVNHIRGQFLTMQDLKAYDWREKLKTADIDVDVNFKLRRVGVQLAPPISQ